From the genome of Bacteroidales bacterium:
ATAAAAAGGGCATTGCTAAAATTAATGCTAATACCGGTAGCATATATATTACATGGAACAATTACGACGAGGCAATGAAAAGATGTAAAAAAGCTCTGCAAACATACAAAGAGATAAATGATAAACCCGGCATCGCAAAAGTATTAGTCAACATAGGAAATATTTTCAAATCAAAAAATCAATATAAGGAAGCGGAATATTATTTTCAGGAATCCCTGACAATATTAAATGAATTAGGGTTAAAAAAAGAAACAAGTGGAGTGTTAAATAACATAGGAAACATTTATACTGCATGGGATGAAAATGAAATTGCCTTAAAATATTATCAACGAGCTTTAAAAATAGCAGAAGAATTAAAAAACAAAGAAGACATTTCAATGGTTTTGAATAACATTGGTTTAATTTACAAAAAGATTGGTAAATATAGCGACGCATTAAAAAATTTTACAAGAATATTGGATATACAAAATGAATTAAAAAGCAAAAGTATTATATCCACAATATATAGAAATATTGCGGAAGTATACGAAAAACAAGATGATTTTCAGAAAGCATTATATTATTATAAAAAATCATATAATTTAATGGATAAGAAAAGTAATGAATTAATTGCCGGATTACTGAACAATTTTGGAAACATTTACAAAAAACTCGGTAACTATAATGTTGCTTTGCAATATCTGAAACAAAGTATTTCAATAACAGATTCTATAAATAAATTCGGCAACCTTAATATCAAAAATCACAAAGACATATCTGATTTGTATTTTGCAATTAATGACTTTAAAAACGCCTACAAATATCAACTTTTATTTGTAACTTTAAAAGACTCGATATATAATAAAGAAATCCATAAGCAAATTGTAGAAATCAATACTAAATACGAAACTGAAAGAAAAGAAAAGGATATTAAAATTAAAGATTTAGAGCTGAAAAAAAATTACGAAAAAATAAAAAACCAACGAATAATTATTCTTTGTTTCATTTTGGGTTTTATTGTTTTTATAAGCAGTTTATTATTTGTATATAAATATAAGAAATTAAAAGATAATAAAAAAAGAAACATTCTGAAACAGGAATTAGACAGGTATATGAATTTATCTCTCACACAGCAAATCAAACCGCATTTTATTTTTAATTCCCTGAACTCGCTGCATTATTATTTAGCCCGTAACGACAATGAATTATCTATAAAATTTTTAGAAAAATTTTCCGACCTTATAAGAATAATATTAAATAACTCACAACATGAAACTATTCCAATACAAGACGAACTTGATGCATTGCAACTTTATCTTGAACTGGAAGCGATACGTTCGAAAAATAAATTTGAATATTCAATAAATATTGCTTCGGATATAGATACGCAGGAGTTTAAAATACCTACTTTATTGATACAACCTTATGTTGAAAATTCCATTTGGCACGGTTTAATGCATAGAGCAGACAAGGGGAAAATAATTATTGAAATGAAAAAGAAAGGTGATGTCGTCTTGTGTAGTATTGAAGACAATGGTATAGGACGAGAAAAGGCGATGGAAT
Proteins encoded in this window:
- a CDS encoding tetratricopeptide repeat protein, whose translation is KKGIAKINANTGSIYITWNNYDEAMKRCKKALQTYKEINDKPGIAKVLVNIGNIFKSKNQYKEAEYYFQESLTILNELGLKKETSGVLNNIGNIYTAWDENEIALKYYQRALKIAEELKNKEDISMVLNNIGLIYKKIGKYSDALKNFTRILDIQNELKSKSIISTIYRNIAEVYEKQDDFQKALYYYKKSYNLMDKKSNELIAGLLNNFGNIYKKLGNYNVALQYLKQSISITDSINKFGNLNIKNHKDISDLYFAINDFKNAYKYQLLFVTLKDSIYNKEIHKQIVEINTKYETERKEKDIKIKDLELKKNYEKIKNQRIIILCFILGFIVFISSLLFVYKYKKLKDNKKRNILKQELDRYMNLSLTQQIKPHFIFNSLNSLHYYLARNDNELSIKFLEKFSDLIRIILNNSQHETIPIQDELDALQLYLELEAIRSKNKFEYSINIASDIDTQEFKIPTLLIQPYVENSIWHGLMHRADKGKIIIEMKKKGDVVLCSIEDNGIGREKAMEFRKKKDYGRQSIGTDIKEKRLNIINSLYKTQMNVTYIDLKDEHGSAKGTRVEINIPVMT